The proteins below come from a single Campylobacter concisus genomic window:
- a CDS encoding RidA family protein — translation MKKQILTKNAPQAIGPYSQAISANGFLFISGQLGVTPAGEFAGSSVEAQAEQSLENLKNILAEAGLTFDNAVKTTIFLADMGDFAKVNTVYAKFFKEPYPARSTVAIKTLPKDALVEIELIAAY, via the coding sequence ATGAAAAAACAAATCTTAACAAAAAATGCTCCACAAGCGATTGGGCCATATTCTCAAGCTATTAGCGCAAATGGATTTTTATTTATCTCGGGTCAGCTTGGTGTCACACCAGCGGGTGAGTTTGCAGGTAGTAGTGTAGAGGCCCAAGCTGAGCAATCACTTGAAAATTTAAAAAATATCTTGGCTGAGGCAGGGCTTACTTTTGATAATGCTGTAAAGACCACAATATTTCTAGCAGATATGGGAGATTTTGCTAAAGTAAATACTGTGTATGCTAAATTTTTTAAAGAGCCTTATCCTGCCAGAAGTACAGTAGCTATTAAGACCTTGCCAAAAGACGCACTTGTGGAAATAGAGCTTATCGCGGCTTATTAA
- a CDS encoding cysteine permease, protein MQNILAPNEFLDDYVLGAELAKNAGISSNAYLFWKNVISAKFENSRIVFLRKNSIPVKFQNIIKTCTPLNGLIPTGVFCSFTSLAPSHLVAKNGSKIYELFKFHEICGIKFIDLKKFYDDFNLSYSYRIYIEKCKFFSPAPFEKRIKLTETMCLGYY, encoded by the coding sequence ATGCAAAATATACTCGCACCAAATGAGTTTTTAGATGATTATGTACTCGGTGCTGAGTTGGCTAAAAACGCCGGCATCTCATCAAATGCTTATCTTTTTTGGAAAAATGTCATAAGTGCTAAATTTGAAAACTCAAGAATAGTTTTTCTTAGAAAAAATAGCATTCCAGTCAAATTTCAAAACATTATAAAAACCTGCACACCTTTAAATGGACTTATTCCAACGGGCGTATTTTGCTCTTTTACCTCGCTTGCTCCTTCTCATCTTGTAGCAAAAAATGGCTCTAAGATCTACGAGCTCTTTAAATTTCATGAGATTTGCGGCATCAAATTTATAGACTTGAAGAAATTTTATGATGATTTTAATCTTAGCTATTCTTATAGAATTTACATTGAAAAGTGTAAATTTTTCTCACCTGCTCCATTTGAAAAACGCATAAAATTAACTGAAACGATGTGTCTTGGATATTATTAA
- a CDS encoding DUF411 domain-containing protein — translation MKKLAFLALGFFATLVFAADMKVYKSPTCGCCTSWGEAMQKAGFSEEVIKVDDIAKVKKEFNVPLELSSCHTAIIDGYIIEGHVPADEVKRLLELKPKDVVGIAVPGMPMESQGMEQGSKAEQYDVILFKKDGSQEIFATYIGTKKLR, via the coding sequence ATGAAAAAATTAGCATTTTTGGCTCTTGGCTTTTTTGCAACACTTGTGTTCGCGGCTGATATGAAGGTCTATAAAAGCCCAACTTGTGGATGTTGTACTAGCTGGGGTGAGGCGATGCAGAAGGCTGGATTTAGCGAAGAGGTCATAAAAGTAGATGATATAGCTAAAGTTAAGAAAGAATTTAACGTGCCGCTAGAGCTTTCAAGCTGCCATACAGCAATCATCGATGGATATATTATAGAAGGTCATGTCCCAGCCGATGAGGTAAAGCGCCTACTAGAGCTTAAGCCAAAAGATGTAGTTGGTATCGCAGTGCCTGGCATGCCGATGGAGAGCCAAGGTATGGAGCAAGGCAGTAAAGCCGAGCAATACGATGTTATTTTATTTAAAAAAGATGGCTCACAAGAAATTTTTGCCACTTATATTGGCACAAAAAAACTAAGATAA
- a CDS encoding fumarate hydratase — translation MRIINVKDIREVVAKLCKQACYVVTPDLKAAFTKAQSSESSSLGKDILGKILQNAKLAEEGVAPICQDTGMTVVFVQIGQDVHIEGGYIEDAINEGIAEGYIEGYLRKSVVAEPLFERKNTTNNTPAVIHTRIVPGDKLKIKVAPKGFGSENKSVLKMLVPADGIEGVKKVFLEAVKYAGPNACPPLTIGVGIGGTMDKAALLAKEAAVRSVDSKNSDPRYAKLEDELLELACKTGVGPQGLGGDTTAVKVNVEWYPTHIAGLPVAININCHAARHADAEL, via the coding sequence ATGAGAATAATAAATGTAAAAGATATAAGAGAAGTCGTTGCCAAGCTTTGCAAACAGGCCTGTTATGTCGTGACGCCAGATTTAAAGGCTGCTTTTACAAAGGCTCAAAGTAGCGAAAGCTCGTCACTAGGCAAAGACATTTTGGGCAAAATTTTACAAAACGCTAAGCTTGCGGAAGAGGGCGTTGCACCTATCTGCCAAGACACCGGTATGACGGTTGTTTTTGTGCAGATCGGCCAAGATGTGCATATTGAGGGTGGATATATTGAAGATGCGATAAATGAGGGTATTGCGGAAGGCTACATTGAAGGCTATTTAAGAAAGTCAGTCGTTGCTGAGCCACTTTTTGAGAGAAAAAATACCACAAATAACACTCCAGCCGTCATCCACACTAGAATCGTACCAGGAGATAAGCTAAAGATAAAAGTAGCTCCAAAAGGTTTTGGTAGTGAGAATAAATCAGTTTTAAAAATGCTTGTACCAGCTGATGGTATAGAGGGTGTAAAAAAAGTCTTTTTAGAGGCTGTAAAATACGCTGGACCAAATGCCTGTCCTCCACTAACAATAGGCGTTGGCATAGGCGGTACGATGGATAAGGCAGCACTTTTGGCAAAAGAAGCAGCAGTTCGTTCAGTCGATAGTAAAAATTCTGATCCAAGATATGCCAAATTAGAAGATGAGCTACTAGAGCTTGCTTGCAAAACTGGTGTTGGTCCTCAAGGACTTGGTGGTGACACCACTGCTGTTAAAGTAAATGTCGAGTGGTATCCAACCCACATAGCAGGTCTTCCTGTTGCTATAAACATCAACTGCCACGCTGCACGCCACGCAGATGCCGAGCTTTAA
- a CDS encoding Fe-S-containing hydro-lyase → MSEVKRITAPFDKEVVKSLKAGDNVLISGTIIAARDAAHKALTETLARGEKLPVELKGETIYYVGPTPAKPNQAIGAAGPTTSGRMDKYTPTMINEVGINGMIGKGYRSDAVVEAMKKSCCVYMVAIGGIGALISQSIKKYEVLAYPELGPEAVARLTVEDFPAIVAIDCEGNNFYEVGQAPYKKI, encoded by the coding sequence ATGTCAGAAGTAAAAAGAATAACAGCACCATTTGATAAAGAGGTGGTAAAGAGCCTAAAAGCAGGGGATAATGTCCTAATATCAGGCACTATCATAGCAGCTCGTGACGCTGCACATAAGGCACTTACTGAAACATTGGCACGTGGTGAAAAGCTACCAGTTGAGCTAAAGGGTGAGACTATCTACTATGTCGGACCAACTCCAGCCAAGCCAAATCAAGCTATCGGCGCAGCAGGCCCAACAACAAGTGGTAGAATGGATAAATACACCCCAACTATGATAAATGAAGTTGGTATAAATGGTATGATCGGTAAAGGCTACAGGAGTGACGCAGTAGTCGAGGCTATGAAAAAATCATGCTGTGTTTATATGGTTGCTATCGGTGGTATCGGAGCGCTCATTAGCCAAAGTATCAAAAAATATGAAGTGCTAGCTTATCCAGAACTAGGACCAGAGGCAGTTGCTAGGCTTACAGTTGAGGATTTCCCAGCAATAGTTGCCATTGACTGCGAGGGCAATAACTTCTACGAAGTTGGCCAAGCTCCTTACAAAAAGATATAA
- a CDS encoding hemolysin family protein has protein sequence MVILAIVFILLNAFFVLSEFSLVKVRKSRLEELIKEKKPNAQLAFEMSNKLDTYLSATQLGITLSSLALGWIGEPAVARLIEAPLKNFFNFSDILVHTVGFAIAFTLITLLHVVMGELVPKSVAIAKAETSVLKIARPLHFFWVLFSPVIKLFDILATIGLKILGIQPAKENELAHSEEEIKIIVGESLKGGVLDSFETEIIKNAVDFSDTVAKEIMTPRRDMICINKQKSFEENLQVVFESKYTRFPYIDGSKDIILGMIHIRDILQLHFSKDKEKSFDSIVRKFVIVPESLSISKVLVMMNKEQISAALVVDEYGGTAGLLTMEDIMEEVLGDFNDEHDEVDQHYKKINDNIYEFQGRYDLESVEEVLGISFDEETDQVTIGGYVFNLIGRLPVVGDKIEDENCYYEVRKMDGASISRVKVRKKIKNEEESIQS, from the coding sequence ATGGTAATACTTGCCATTGTATTCATTTTACTAAATGCCTTTTTTGTTTTATCAGAATTTTCTCTTGTTAAAGTTCGTAAGTCTAGACTTGAAGAGCTTATCAAGGAGAAAAAGCCAAATGCTCAGCTTGCTTTTGAGATGTCAAACAAGCTTGATACTTATCTTAGTGCCACTCAGCTTGGCATCACACTAAGCTCACTTGCTCTTGGTTGGATCGGTGAACCAGCGGTTGCAAGACTTATAGAAGCTCCACTTAAAAATTTCTTCAACTTTAGTGATATCTTAGTTCATACGGTTGGTTTTGCGATCGCATTTACGCTTATTACGTTACTTCACGTTGTAATGGGTGAGCTTGTGCCAAAGTCAGTTGCTATCGCAAAGGCCGAGACTTCAGTGTTAAAAATCGCTCGTCCACTTCACTTTTTCTGGGTACTATTTTCTCCTGTAATTAAGCTTTTTGATATTTTAGCGACCATTGGACTTAAAATTTTAGGCATCCAGCCAGCTAAAGAGAATGAACTAGCCCACTCTGAAGAAGAGATAAAAATCATCGTTGGCGAGAGCTTAAAGGGCGGCGTGCTTGATAGTTTTGAGACTGAGATCATTAAAAATGCAGTTGATTTTAGTGACACAGTTGCAAAAGAGATCATGACGCCAAGGCGCGATATGATCTGCATAAATAAACAAAAGAGCTTTGAAGAGAATTTGCAAGTTGTATTTGAATCAAAATATACTCGCTTTCCTTATATAGACGGCTCAAAAGATATTATTTTGGGCATGATACATATTAGAGATATTTTGCAGCTCCACTTTAGCAAAGATAAAGAGAAGAGTTTTGACTCAATTGTTCGTAAATTTGTCATCGTGCCTGAGAGCCTTTCTATCTCAAAGGTGCTTGTAATGATGAATAAAGAGCAAATTTCAGCAGCACTCGTAGTCGATGAGTATGGCGGCACAGCCGGACTTCTTACGATGGAAGATATAATGGAAGAGGTGCTTGGTGATTTTAATGACGAGCACGATGAAGTTGATCAGCACTATAAAAAGATAAATGACAATATTTACGAATTTCAAGGCAGATATGATCTAGAGAGTGTTGAAGAGGTTCTTGGCATAAGCTTTGACGAAGAGACAGATCAAGTAACGATCGGTGGATATGTATTCAATCTAATTGGTCGCTTGCCAGTTGTAGGTGATAAGATCGAGGATGAAAACTGCTACTACGAAGTAAGAAAGATGGATGGAGCCAGTATCTCACGTGTAAAAGTTAGAAAAAAGATAAAAAATGAAGAGGAGAGCATTCAGTCTTAA
- a CDS encoding sodium-dependent transporter, which produces MSKKNFSSRWAFILACVGSAVGMANVWGFPYKLGTNGGAAFLLIYVFFIALFSYVGLSAEYAIGRRAKTGTLGSYKYAWQSRNLGVFGSIIGWLPLAGSLCIAIGYAVIIAYVLKALTQALTGSFMSVDTNVWFNSFALQDYSVLPYHFIIVVGTLLTLFFGAKSIEKTNKIMMPLFFVLFSILAINVAMLPNAFDGYKFLFIPDFSKLADPMVWVSAMGQAFFSLSITGSGMIVYGAYLSKDEDIVESAKTTAFFDTIAALVAALVMIPAVFAYAMDPAEGPKLLFVTLPKILQNMIGGQIFAIILFTAVIFGGITSLQNMFEVVAESLMHKFPLLSRFWTLTLLCAVCFGIGAFMEPISSWGPWMDFVSIYIIPIGAVIGAISWFWIIKKDEILDEINSGANRSYGNFWYFVGKFIYVPLTFLLCIIAVSKGISF; this is translated from the coding sequence ATGAGCAAAAAGAATTTTTCATCGCGTTGGGCATTTATATTGGCCTGTGTTGGATCAGCAGTTGGCATGGCAAATGTCTGGGGCTTTCCTTATAAACTTGGCACAAATGGCGGTGCAGCGTTTTTACTCATCTATGTTTTTTTCATAGCTCTTTTTTCATATGTTGGTCTAAGTGCGGAGTATGCGATCGGCAGACGCGCAAAAACTGGTACGCTTGGATCATATAAATATGCTTGGCAAAGTAGAAATTTAGGCGTATTTGGCAGTATTATTGGCTGGCTTCCGCTTGCTGGCTCACTTTGTATAGCCATCGGCTACGCAGTCATCATCGCCTACGTACTAAAAGCCCTTACTCAGGCGCTTACTGGCTCATTTATGAGCGTTGATACGAATGTTTGGTTTAACTCATTTGCACTTCAAGATTACTCAGTCTTGCCTTATCATTTTATCATCGTTGTTGGCACGCTTCTTACACTATTTTTTGGAGCAAAAAGTATCGAAAAAACAAATAAAATAATGATGCCACTCTTTTTCGTATTGTTTAGTATCTTGGCTATAAATGTCGCGATGCTACCAAATGCGTTTGATGGGTATAAATTCCTTTTTATCCCTGACTTTAGTAAGCTTGCAGACCCAATGGTATGGGTTTCTGCTATGGGTCAAGCCTTTTTCTCGCTCTCTATCACAGGATCTGGCATGATAGTTTATGGAGCGTACCTTTCAAAAGACGAAGATATCGTTGAAAGTGCTAAAACAACGGCCTTTTTTGATACTATTGCAGCTCTTGTGGCCGCTCTTGTTATGATCCCAGCGGTATTTGCCTATGCTATGGATCCAGCCGAAGGTCCAAAGCTACTTTTCGTAACGCTTCCAAAAATTTTACAAAATATGATCGGCGGACAAATTTTTGCCATTATTTTATTTACAGCTGTTATCTTTGGTGGTATCACATCGCTTCAAAATATGTTTGAAGTAGTCGCCGAGTCACTAATGCATAAATTTCCGCTCCTTAGTAGATTTTGGACGCTCACGCTACTTTGTGCAGTTTGCTTTGGCATAGGAGCATTTATGGAGCCTATTAGCAGTTGGGGGCCTTGGATGGACTTTGTGTCGATCTATATCATTCCAATCGGCGCGGTAATCGGTGCTATTTCTTGGTTCTGGATTATTAAAAAAGATGAAATTTTAGACGAGATAAATTCTGGAGCAAATAGATCTTATGGTAATTTCTGGTATTTTGTAGGCAAATTTATCTACGTCCCGCTAACATTTTTACTTTGTATTATTGCTGTAAGCAAGGGAATTTCTTTTTAA